A genome region from Mycobacterium florentinum includes the following:
- a CDS encoding anthranilate synthase component I, translating into MHPHLADTTSREEFRLLAAGHRFVPVTRKVLADSETPLSAYRKLADNRPGTFLLESAENGRSWSRWSFIGAGSPSALTVRDGQAVWLGAVPQDAPTVGDPLEALQATLELLATAAVPGLPPLSGGLVGFFAYDMVRRLERLPEMAVDDLGLPDMLMLLATDVAAVDHHEGTITLIANAVNWNGTDERVDEAYDDAVARLDVMTEALGQPLPSTVATFSRPEPQYRAQRTVEEYGKIVDYLVEQIAAGEAFQVVPSQRFEMDTDVDPIDVYRILRVTNPSPYMYLLHVPNSAGVTDFSIVGSSPEALVTVVDGRATTHPIAGTRWRGQNEEEDQLLEKELLSDDKERAEHLMLVDLGRNDLGRVCTPGTVRVEDYSHIERYSHVMHLVSTVTGMLGAGRTALDAVTACFPAGTLSGAPKVRAMELIEEVEKTRRGVYGGVLGYLDFAGNADFAIAIRTALMRNGTAYVQAGGGVVADSNGPYEYTEASNKARAVLNAIAAAQTLGAPDATRNG; encoded by the coding sequence GTGCATCCTCACCTCGCCGACACGACCTCACGAGAGGAATTTCGCCTGCTCGCGGCCGGGCACCGCTTTGTTCCGGTGACCCGGAAGGTCTTGGCCGACAGCGAGACGCCGCTGTCGGCATACCGCAAGCTGGCCGACAATCGACCCGGCACTTTCCTGCTGGAGTCCGCTGAGAACGGCCGGTCGTGGTCACGATGGTCGTTCATCGGGGCGGGGTCGCCGTCGGCATTGACCGTGCGCGACGGCCAAGCGGTGTGGCTGGGTGCGGTGCCGCAGGATGCGCCCACCGTCGGCGACCCGCTGGAGGCGCTGCAGGCGACTCTTGAGCTGCTGGCAACGGCCGCGGTGCCGGGGCTCCCGCCGCTGTCGGGCGGACTGGTGGGGTTCTTCGCCTACGACATGGTGCGGCGCCTGGAACGTCTGCCGGAAATGGCCGTCGACGACCTTGGGCTGCCGGACATGCTGATGCTGCTGGCCACCGATGTGGCGGCGGTCGACCACCACGAGGGCACCATCACGCTGATCGCCAACGCGGTGAACTGGAACGGGACCGACGAACGGGTCGACGAGGCCTACGACGACGCCGTCGCGCGCCTGGATGTGATGACCGAGGCGCTGGGCCAGCCGCTGCCGTCGACTGTGGCCACCTTCAGCAGGCCCGAGCCGCAGTATCGGGCGCAACGCACGGTCGAGGAATACGGGAAGATCGTCGACTACCTCGTCGAGCAGATCGCGGCGGGCGAAGCCTTCCAGGTGGTGCCCTCGCAGCGCTTCGAGATGGACACCGACGTCGACCCGATCGACGTCTACCGGATTCTGCGGGTGACCAATCCGAGCCCCTACATGTATCTGCTGCATGTGCCGAATAGTGCTGGTGTGACCGACTTTTCGATCGTCGGATCCAGCCCGGAGGCACTCGTCACCGTCGTCGACGGCCGCGCCACCACGCATCCGATCGCCGGTACCCGGTGGCGGGGGCAGAACGAGGAAGAAGATCAGCTGCTGGAAAAGGAGCTGCTGTCCGACGACAAGGAACGCGCCGAGCATCTGATGCTGGTCGACCTCGGCCGCAACGACCTCGGCCGGGTCTGCACACCAGGCACCGTACGCGTCGAGGACTACAGCCACATCGAGCGCTATAGCCACGTGATGCACCTGGTCTCCACGGTGACCGGCATGCTCGGCGCGGGCCGCACCGCGTTGGACGCCGTCACGGCGTGTTTCCCGGCCGGCACGCTGTCCGGCGCGCCCAAGGTGCGGGCCATGGAGCTGATCGAAGAGGTGGAGAAGACGCGCCGCGGTGTCTACGGCGGCGTGCTCGGCTACCTCGATTTCGCCGGCAACGCCGACTTCGCGATCGCCATCCGCACCGCGCTGATGCGCAACGGCACCGCGTATGTCCAGGCCGGCGGCGGGGTGGTCGCCGATTCCAACGGTCCTTACGAGTACACCGAGGCGAGCAACAAGGCGCGCGCGGTGCTGAACGCTATCGCCGCCGCACAGACGCTCGGCGCCCCGGACGCAACCCGCAATGGCTGA
- a CDS encoding TIGR02234 family membrane protein: MADARPDRRARLTIGIAQLLLVIAAGLLWTASRLPWVVIRSFDGLGPPKEVILAGASWSTVLLPLALLMLATAVAALAVRGWVLRAVAGLLAVISLAIGYLGVSLWVLPDVAVRGTELAHISLVTLVGSERRYWGAGFAVAAAVCTLIAAVLLMRSAMLARAGAKKYAAPATRRSIARREGADGAMLEEPGAPEMSERMIWDALDEGHDPTDRPSESDTEGR, translated from the coding sequence ATGGCTGATGCCCGGCCGGACCGGCGGGCCCGGCTGACGATCGGCATCGCCCAGCTCCTGCTGGTGATCGCCGCGGGCCTGCTGTGGACGGCCTCGCGATTGCCGTGGGTCGTCATTCGGTCGTTCGACGGGCTGGGACCGCCCAAGGAAGTGATCCTGGCCGGCGCGTCGTGGTCGACGGTGCTGCTGCCGTTGGCGCTGCTGATGCTGGCCACCGCCGTCGCGGCGCTCGCGGTGCGGGGCTGGGTGCTGCGGGCGGTGGCGGGGCTGCTGGCCGTGATCAGCCTGGCGATCGGCTATCTGGGTGTCAGCCTGTGGGTGTTGCCGGACGTGGCGGTGCGGGGAACCGAACTTGCCCATATTTCGCTGGTGACGCTGGTGGGCAGCGAGCGGCGGTACTGGGGAGCGGGGTTCGCGGTGGCCGCCGCGGTGTGCACGTTGATCGCCGCGGTGCTGTTGATGCGGTCGGCGATGCTGGCACGCGCCGGGGCAAAAAAATACGCCGCGCCGGCGACCCGCCGCTCAATTGCGCGACGCGAAGGCGCCGATGGGGCGATGCTGGAGGAGCCGGGGGCCCCAGAGATGTCGGAGCGGATGATCTGGGACGCACTCGATGAGGGGCACGACCCGACGGATCGGCCCAGCGAGTCTGACACCGAGGGTCGGTGA